The window GTTGCTGTAAAGCCAGGTATATCACTGTATTTAGCACTCATATCATCTAAAATTGCTTTGGCTTTTGGATCATTTTGCGCAATTACTGCGATGCTAAAAAGGCCTAGCATCAAGATTAGTGTGTATTTTCTCATCTCTTTTATATTCTTATTTAATTGTTATTATCGATATTGTTCAATAATTGTTCCAAACTATATTCATCAGGAATTAAAACTTCTCTCGCTTTACTTCCTTCGAAAGCTCCCACAATCCCGGCAGCTTCTAATTGGTCAATTAATCTACCTGCTCTATTATAACCTAGTTTAAGTTTCCTTTGAATTAAAGATGTACTTCCCTGTTGGTGCATCACAATCAATCGTGCAGCTTCATCAAACAATGCATCTCTTTCCGATAAATCAACCTCTCCCACTTTACTATTATCATCATCACCTGAAAATTCTGGCAACTGATATGCTTGTTCATATCCTCTTTGATTACCAATAAATTCAACAACCTCATCAATTTCTGGTGTATCTATAAAAGGGCATTGCAATCTGATTAAATCCGAGCCTTGAGAAAGCAACATATCCCCCATTCCTACTAATTGTTCTGAGCCACCTGTGTCTAAAATAGTTCTGGAATCAATTTTTGAGGTAACTCTAAATGATAATCGAGCAGGGAAATTCGCTTTAATTATACCTGTAATAACATTAACAGACGGACGCTGAGTAGCTACTACTAAGTGAATTCCAATTGCTCGAGCTAACTGAGCTAATCTAGCAATTGGAGTTTCAACTTCTTTTCCAGCCGTCATCATCAAATCGGCCAACTCATCTATTACTAATACAATATAAGGTAGGAACCTATGCCCTTTTTCAGGATTAAGCTTCCTGTTAACAAACTTATTATTATACTCTTTTAAATTTCTACAGCCTGCATCCTTTAATAAATCATATCGATTATCCATTTCGATACACAGTGAATTCAATGTATTGACTACTTTTTTAGTATCGGTAATGATGGGTTCCTCTTCATTTGGAAGCATTGCTAAAAAGTGGCGCTCTAACTTATTAAATAAAGTTAATTCCACCTTTTTAGGATCAACTAATACAAACTTCAACTGGGATGGATGCTTTTTATAAATAAGCGAAGCAAGCATCACGTTTAACCCTACTGACTTACCCTGACCTGTAGCACCTGCCATTAATAAGTGAGGCATTTTAGCTAAATCAGCAATAAAAACATCATTGCTAATAGTTTTCCCTAAAATGATGGGCAATTCTTTATCGCTTTTTAAGAATTTATCAGTGGCAAGTACTGATTTCATACTTACCATCTCTCTATTCTTATTGGGTACTTCTATACCAATAGTCCCCTTTCCAGGTATAGGGGCAATAATTCTAATACCTAAAGCAGCTAAACTAAGGGCAATATCATCTTCTAAGTTTTTAATTTTAGAGATTTTAACCCCAGCTTCTGGCACTATTTCATAGAGTGTAACTGTAGGGCCAATTGTAGCCTTAATACTCTGAATTTTAATTTTAAAGTTAGTAAGCGTTTCTAGAATTTTATCTTTATTGGCCTCTAACTCTTCCTGCGTAACCTTTACTTTTCCTGAATTATGATCTTCAAGCAAGTCTAATATAGGATACTTATAAGATGATAGATCCAAAGTCGGATCATAATTCTCAACCTTTTTACCCAGTTTTTCATCAAAAGCTGATTCTTCTACCTCAAAATCTTGATCTTTAACTTCAGATTCAATCTCTGGCTCTGAAATCACTTTATTTTCTAAAGTGTTCTCGACTTCCATGGTTAATTCTTCTTTCTGAGGTGACTTTTTAGGTTTTTGTTCGGTTACTGTCCAAGTACTTGCATCATCAAAAGATTCATCATCATCTTTATCAACTTTATTTTCTTTTTTGTCGAAAACTTCTTCTTTCTCAGGCTTATTTACTTCATCAACAGAAACATTATTCTTTTCAACTTCCTCTTCTTCATCCATAATTTCAGAAGGGTTTGATGAAAACAATGAAGTCACATCAAAATAGAAGACCATGAAAATCAATAAAGATAAGATTAATACTAAATAAGTCCCCCACCCGAAAAGACTATTGAAGAGTACTGCTAATTCATATCCAATACCACCGCATAAAAATGAAAAAGCTGTTATTTTTCCAGATTCAAAAACCATGAATCCTAATAATAAACTAGCCCAAAACAAAAAGAAGACCATGAAAGTAAAGGCCCTTCGAATAGAAAATATTTCTTTTTGAAAAGTAATTTTGTAGCCCGCCAAAAATAAAAAAGGCGGAATAAGAAAGGCAGCAAGACCGAACCATTTAAAAACGAAATAATAAGCAGACTGAGCTCCTAATAAACCCAACCAGTTGTCCATTTCAGC is drawn from Marivirga arenosa and contains these coding sequences:
- a CDS encoding FtsK/SpoIIIE family DNA translocase — translated: MAKNTYKSNTFKKSDSKKKSPKFNFNIGFLKDRRLHLAFGFFLLSSSIFLFTAFISYLFTGKADMSVLQSAYENGIKASGAEMDNWLGLLGAQSAYYFVFKWFGLAAFLIPPFLFLAGYKITFQKEIFSIRRAFTFMVFFLFWASLLLGFMVFESGKITAFSFLCGGIGYELAVLFNSLFGWGTYLVLILSLLIFMVFYFDVTSLFSSNPSEIMDEEEEVEKNNVSVDEVNKPEKEEVFDKKENKVDKDDDESFDDASTWTVTEQKPKKSPQKEELTMEVENTLENKVISEPEIESEVKDQDFEVEESAFDEKLGKKVENYDPTLDLSSYKYPILDLLEDHNSGKVKVTQEELEANKDKILETLTNFKIKIQSIKATIGPTVTLYEIVPEAGVKISKIKNLEDDIALSLAALGIRIIAPIPGKGTIGIEVPNKNREMVSMKSVLATDKFLKSDKELPIILGKTISNDVFIADLAKMPHLLMAGATGQGKSVGLNVMLASLIYKKHPSQLKFVLVDPKKVELTLFNKLERHFLAMLPNEEEPIITDTKKVVNTLNSLCIEMDNRYDLLKDAGCRNLKEYNNKFVNRKLNPEKGHRFLPYIVLVIDELADLMMTAGKEVETPIARLAQLARAIGIHLVVATQRPSVNVITGIIKANFPARLSFRVTSKIDSRTILDTGGSEQLVGMGDMLLSQGSDLIRLQCPFIDTPEIDEVVEFIGNQRGYEQAYQLPEFSGDDDNSKVGEVDLSERDALFDEAARLIVMHQQGSTSLIQRKLKLGYNRAGRLIDQLEAAGIVGAFEGSKAREVLIPDEYSLEQLLNNIDNNN